The following coding sequences lie in one Rutidosis leptorrhynchoides isolate AG116_Rl617_1_P2 chromosome 6, CSIRO_AGI_Rlap_v1, whole genome shotgun sequence genomic window:
- the LOC139852338 gene encoding mitogen-activated protein kinase 9-like: MGISSTFVDRIHRWFQRHNNHNSSSSSSSSSSSSCSSNPNGIDLNLEDYELYNNRNNKRKQITIVVDNIDLSALNKIQVPLRMDPLKRLEREFFTEYGEASRYQVQEVVGKGSYGVVGSATDTQTGEKVAIKKINDVFEHVSDATRILREIKLLRLLKHPDIVEIRHIMLPPSRREFRDIYVVFELMESDLHQVIRANDDLTPEHYQFFLYQLLRGLKYIHSANVFHRDLKPKNILANADCKLKICDFGLARVSFNDAPSAIFWTDYVATRWYRAPELCGSFFSKYTPAIDIWSIGCIFAEMLTGKPLFPGKNVVHQLDLMTDLLGTPPPETIARIRNEKARRYLNSMRKKQPVPFTNKFPNVDPLALKLLERLIAFDPKDRPSAEESLADPYFNGLSNVEREPCTQPISKLEFEFERRKLGKDDVRELIYREILEYHPQMLEEYLRGGEQTSFLYPSGVDRFKRQFAHLEEGLGKGGNNKASPLLRQHASLPRERVPAPKEEGNSQEDLEKQPADEGVENSDEANKGNYSARSLLKSASISASKCIGNKGTRPTEDFPDDDKQEGQ, translated from the exons ATGGGGATTTCTTCAACATTTGTGGATAGAATCCATCGATGGTTTCAACGTCACAATAATCAcaattcttcttcatcatcatcatcatcatcatcttcatcttgtagCAGTAACCCAAATGGCATTGATTTGAATCTTGAAGATTATGAACTCTATAATAATCGAAATAATAAAAGAAAGCAAATCACAATTGTTGTTGACAATATCGATCTTTCTGCACTAAACAAGATCCAAGTTCCCTTAAGAATGGATCCTCTCAAAAGG CTTGAACGAGAATTCTTTACGGAGTATGGGGAGGCGAGTAGATACCAAGTTCAGGAAGTTGTGGGTAAAGGAAGTTACGGTGTTGTGGGGTCCGCTACCGATACACAAACGGGTGAAAAAGTTGCGATTAAGAAGATAAATGATGTTTTCGAGCATGTTTCTGATGCCACGAGAATTTTAAGAGAAATCAAACTTCTTCGATTGCTGAAGCATCCGGATATCGTAGAAATCAGGCATATTATGCTTCCTCCTTCTAGAAGGGAGTTCAGGGATATCTACGTAGTTTTTGAATTGATGGAGTCTGATCTTCACCAGGTTATTAGAGCTAACGATGATCTCACACCTGAACATTATCAGTTTTTCTTGTACCAACTACTTCGTGGACTCAAGTATATTCACTCAG CAAATGTATTTCATAGAGATTTAAAGCCAAAAAACATCCTTGCTAATGCTGATTGTAAATTGAAGATTTGTGACTTTGGACTTGCTCGGGTATCATTTAATGATGCACCGTCAGCCATATTCTGGACG GATTATGTTGCAACTCGATGGTATCGTGCTCCTGAACTCTGTGGATCGTTTTTCTCCAAA TATACTCCAGCTATTGATATATGGAGCATTGGATGCATATTTGCAGAGATGCTTACCGGAAAACCGTTGTTTCCCGGAAAGAACGTGGTGCATCAATTGGATCTCATGACTGATTTGCTTGGCACACCTCCTCCCGAAACTATCGCAAGG ATTCGCAATGAAAAGGCTAGAAGATATCTTAATAGTATGCGAAAAAAACAACCAGTTCCTTTCACAAACAAATTCCCGAATGTAGATCCTTTGGCTCTTAAACTACTTGAACGCCTAATTGCATTTGATCCCAAAGACCGGCCATCAGCTGAAGAG TCACTAGCCGATCCTTACTTTAATGGCTTGTCAAATGTGGAGCGAGAACCATGCACTCAGCCCATATCAAAACTTGAATTCGAGTTTGAGAGGAGGAAGTTGGGTAAAGATGATGTCAGAGAGTTGATCTATCGAGAG ATTTTGGAGTATCATCCTCAGATGCTTGAGGAATATTTACGTGGTGGTGAACAAACAAGCTTCTTGTACCCGAG TGGGGTTGATCGATTCAAACGACAATTCGCGCATCTTGAGGAGGGTTTAGGTAAAGGCGGTAATAATAAGGCTTCTCCACTACTGAGGCAACATGCTTCACTTCCTAG GGAGCGAGTTCCTGCACCCAAGGAGGAAGGCAATTCTCAAGAGGATTTGGAAAAACAACCTGCAGATGAAGGTGTCGAAAATTCAGACGAAGCTAATAAAGGAAATTACAGCGCTCGTAGCTTGTTAAAAAGTGCGAGTATCAGTGCTTCCAAATGTATAGGAAACAAAGGAACACGGCCCACAGAG gacTTTCCTGATGATGACAAACAAGAGGGGCAGTAA